ACACACGGGCTGCCTGCTGCATGTTGTGTGTCACAATCACGATAGTGAATTTTGATTTCAGTTTGTTGATCAGCTCTTCGATTTTCAACGTTGAAATCGGGTCCAGTGCCGAAGCCGGTTCATCCAGCAACAAAACCTCGGGTTCAACCGCAATAGTGCGGGCAATCACCAGTCGTTGCTGCTGACCACCCGACATACCCAGCGCACTTTCATGCAATCGATCCTTCACTTCATCCCACAGAGCCGCACTTTTTAACGCCCATTCAACCACTTCATCCAGAACCCGCTTCTTGTTGATACCCTGAATTCGCAGTCCATACGCCACGTTTTCATAAATACTCTTGGGAAACGGATTAGGTTTCTGGAACACCATGCCAACCCGACGACGCAGGTCGGCAGCATTCACCTCTTTGTCATAGATGTCGTGATTATCAAGCAGAATTTTGCCGGTAACGCTGCAATCTTCCACCAGGTCATTCATGCGATTCATCGTCCGCAGCAGCGTTGATTTACCGCAGCCGGAAGGCCCAATAAAAGCGGTGACCCGTTTCTTGGGAATCTTCATGGAAATGTCGAACAACGCCTGTTTCTTGCCATAATGCAGATTTAACTGCTCGACGCTAAAACAGGTTGCCTCCTGATCCAGAAACAACTTACGACGACTACGCCCCAAGCTTTCCAGATTAAACGCCGGGCTGGAAGTTTCCGTCGTCTCGGGCTTGGCAATTTGTTGCCCTTCCTCAGTCCGGGTTGATGTTCTCACGTCCAGTGCCTCACTCAGCATGGTAGTTACCCTGTTTTTACTATAGAAGCAGGCCAGGGATCAAAAATGACTCTCAAGATGAGATGAGACACCTTACCCACACCATATACCATTAAAAAGTTACATTTATATGACTGAGAGCCATCAGGCTTCCAGACTCTTATATTTTTCCCGCAGATGGTTGCGAATAGCGACAGCCGACAAATTCAGCACCGCAATCACCACCACCAGCAATAACGCGGTGGCATACACCAGAGGTCTTGCAGCCTCGACATTCGGGCTCTGGAAACCTACGTCATAGATATGAAAGCCCAGATGCATAAACTTCTGATCCAGATGCAGGAACGGATAGTTCGCATCCAGTGGCAGGCTCGGAGCCAGTTTCACAACACCCACCAGCATCAGCGGTGCCACTTCGCCAGCCGCTCGAGCCACAGCCAGAATCAACCCCGTCATCATTGCCGGGCTCGCCATCGGCAAGACCACACGCCAGAGCGTTTCCGCTTTCGTCGCGCCCAGCGCCAGACTGCCTTCACGCACCGAACGGGGAATGCGGGACAAACCTTCTTCTGTTGCCACAATCACTACAGGAAGAGTCAGCAATGCCAACGTAATGGACGCCCAGAGCAATCCCGGCGTACCAAAGGTTGGTGCAGGCAAGGCTTCCGGGAAAAACAACTGATCGATCTGTCCACCAGCAAAATAGATAAAAAAGCCAAGACCAAAGACGCCATAAACAATGGATGGCACACCGGCAAGGTTGTTCACAGCAATACGAATAGCTCGTGTCAGCCAACCCTGTGAGGCGTATTCACGCAGATAAACCGCTGCCACGACACCAAAGGGCGTCACGATGATCGACATCAGAATCACCATCATAACGGTACCGAAAATGGCAGGAAATACACCACCTTCCGTATTCGCTTCGCGGGGATCTTCGGTAATGAACTCTTTCAGCTTGCTGAAGTAGAAACCGATTTTCTGCCAGACTGACATGGCGTTGGGTTTATAAGCCCTGACAATTTTGCTGAAGGACAGCTCGGTTTCCCGCCCTTGAACCGTTGTTGCGATAAAACTGTCACGGTTAAAAGCGGTATAAAGCTGCGCCAGACGGTCTTCCATCACCTTGTATTCAGCCTGATAAGCACGACGCTGTGCTTCTATATCCATCAGCCGTTCCGGCGTCAGACGATCTTTCAATTCAAGACTTCGCTGCTGCAGGCGCAATCGTTCTAATCTGGCATTAACCGAGCCAATTTCATGCTTTTCAATGTCATAGATCTCTTGGTGTATTGCCAGAGCCCGATCCAGACGGGTTTGCAATTCATCCCAGGCCTCAGCGCCAGTGGAAACGATAACTCCATCTTGCTTAATGCTTTGCAGATAGCCATAGAAGTTACCCCACTCCCGACGTTCTAACGCCATTATGTCTTCAGGGTATTTGCGCTTAAGCAGCCAGCGATCCACTACCCACGCAAAATCCGAACCGTAAATATCACGGTTCCCGACTTTTAGCAGATCCCGAATGACTTCGTCTTCATTATCTTCGATGGGCAAACCCGCTGCTTTCAATCGGGCAGCAGGCACTTCTTCAGATTCAACAATCTCGCCAGCCACTATTCTCGGAGCCTGTCCGGGAATCTGGTATTCCGTAACGATAATACTACCCGGCCAGAAGTGTCCGAGCCCACGAAAGGCAATCAGTGCCAGCAGACCCACCACCAGAATCACACTGATCGCAACCGCTCCGGCATTTAACCAGACCCAGGGAGAGCCACTGCTAAACCAGTTGCCGACTGACGTTTTATGAGACGCAGACGCTTTGTTTGTCACTGCTTTCATTATTATGATTCCTTTTACAGTGAACTGTATTTCTTGCGCAGACGATGACGAACGATTTCAGCTGCAGTGTTAACGACAAAGGTAAATAAAAACAGAACCAGTGCAGCAAGGAACAATATCCGGTAATGACTGCTACCGACTTCTGATTCGGGCATTTCTACCGCAATATTAGCCGCCAGTGTTCGCATACCTTCAAAGATATTTACGTCCATGATCGGTGTATTACCCGTGGCCATCAACACAATCATGGTTTCACCCACAGCCCGGCCCATGCCAATCATAACAGCAGAGAAAATACCCGGACTTGCGGTCAGAAGCACTACCCGAACCAGTGTCTGCCAGGGTGTTGCACCCAGAGCCAGAGAGCCATAACTAAGGTGTTTTGGCACGCTGAAAATAGCGTCCTCAGCAATGGAGAAAATGGTGGGAATCACTGCGAAACCCATCGCCAGCCCGACCACCAGAGCATTTCGCTGGTCATAGGGAATACCCAGTTCCGAGGTCAGCCAGGTACGCATATCGCCATTGAAGAAAGTGACTTCCAGTACAGTGTTCATGGAGAAAGCGACATAACCACTTAACAAAACGACAGGTACCAACAAAGCAGCCTGCCAGCCTTCAGGCACCGAGTGTCGAATTTTGCTTGGCAATGCATCC
Above is a window of Endozoicomonas montiporae CL-33 DNA encoding:
- the pstB gene encoding phosphate ABC transporter ATP-binding protein PstB, translated to MLSEALDVRTSTRTEEGQQIAKPETTETSSPAFNLESLGRSRRKLFLDQEATCFSVEQLNLHYGKKQALFDISMKIPKKRVTAFIGPSGCGKSTLLRTMNRMNDLVEDCSVTGKILLDNHDIYDKEVNAADLRRRVGMVFQKPNPFPKSIYENVAYGLRIQGINKKRVLDEVVEWALKSAALWDEVKDRLHESALGMSGGQQQRLVIARTIAVEPEVLLLDEPASALDPISTLKIEELINKLKSKFTIVIVTHNMQQAARVSDYTAFMYMGKLIEFGDTDTVFTNPARKQTEDYITGRYG
- the pstA gene encoding phosphate ABC transporter permease PstA produces the protein MKAVTNKASASHKTSVGNWFSSGSPWVWLNAGAVAISVILVVGLLALIAFRGLGHFWPGSIIVTEYQIPGQAPRIVAGEIVESEEVPAARLKAAGLPIEDNEDEVIRDLLKVGNRDIYGSDFAWVVDRWLLKRKYPEDIMALERREWGNFYGYLQSIKQDGVIVSTGAEAWDELQTRLDRALAIHQEIYDIEKHEIGSVNARLERLRLQQRSLELKDRLTPERLMDIEAQRRAYQAEYKVMEDRLAQLYTAFNRDSFIATTVQGRETELSFSKIVRAYKPNAMSVWQKIGFYFSKLKEFITEDPREANTEGGVFPAIFGTVMMVILMSIIVTPFGVVAAVYLREYASQGWLTRAIRIAVNNLAGVPSIVYGVFGLGFFIYFAGGQIDQLFFPEALPAPTFGTPGLLWASITLALLTLPVVIVATEEGLSRIPRSVREGSLALGATKAETLWRVVLPMASPAMMTGLILAVARAAGEVAPLMLVGVVKLAPSLPLDANYPFLHLDQKFMHLGFHIYDVGFQSPNVEAARPLVYATALLLVVVIAVLNLSAVAIRNHLREKYKSLEA